In Candidatus Omnitrophota bacterium, the DNA window ATAGTGGCCATAAAAATCATAAAAAAGGGGGGAAAATGGAAATTAAAAATAAGGTTACTGAAGCCATCAACAAGCAGATCAATGCTGAGCTATATTCGTCATACCTTTATTTAGGTATGGCTTCGTATTTCGAGTCCAGGAACTGGCCGGGTTTTGGCCGTTGGATGAGAATTCAGGCCCAGGAAGAAAATTCCCACGCCATGAAGTTCTTTGATTATGTTTTAGAGCGAGGCGGCGAGGTGGCCCTGGAGGATATTAAGGCCTGCGATGCTAAATGGAAGACTGCGCTTGAGGTTTTTGAAGCTGTATATGCGCATGAATTAAAAGTAACTGAGTTGATCAACGATCTTTTTAAAGTAGCTAAGCAAGAAGGCGATAGCGCTACTGAATCCATGCTTAAGTGGTTTATTGATGAGCAGGTTGAAGAAGAAGCCAACGCTAAGCAGATAGTGGATAAG includes these proteins:
- a CDS encoding ferritin, whose protein sequence is MEIKNKVTEAINKQINAELYSSYLYLGMASYFESRNWPGFGRWMRIQAQEENSHAMKFFDYVLERGGEVALEDIKACDAKWKTALEVFEAVYAHELKVTELINDLFKVAKQEGDSATESMLKWFIDEQVEEEANAKQIVDKLKLIKDNSNGLFMLDHKLGERK